Proteins found in one Mucilaginibacter gracilis genomic segment:
- a CDS encoding SusC/RagA family TonB-linked outer membrane protein, with amino-acid sequence MNYVLNTSLKNIILILLVIGFTPMCIKAQIGSLKPDSASKKRNVADNFLTGSVRDAGTGKTLPGISIASGTELATITDEKGEFRIEVSDHYAVINVSGQGYQQKEIVLKGRKTIVIDLYPDTYKSFYSEVKLPYSVNSKLHTAYAVETVSSYDNWQRTAESSDTYLQGRVAGLNVTRRSGTPGVGGNLLLNGFSSLYSTNQPLIVVDGMIYDNFSYGTSTIAGHISNPLSNIDIKDVDSYTIIKDGTAFYGTRGANGVILITTNRAKSQVTNIDFAAYGGYNYKPGNLPVMNDRNYRIFLSDLLVTVPGETPANIQLKPYINDSANPLYYQYHNTTNWQDQVMKNSYNQNYYMKITGGDNIATYGLSVGYLGEKGITRNTDHQRNQTRFNADLNLTKKLSAQANLSFVNNQQNLKSQGIAPKTNVLYLGLVKAPILAPLQKSSTNETAPIAADVDAFNISNPYALTEDMVGINKNYRFVGSVSFFMKLNEKLKLQTLIGVNYDKVRENFFIPGLGVVPDTLATGISTNSSGTSTKSLYSVYNDSRISYASRFRNDQKLAVNFGARYSYSEREADAGLGYSSATDDYVSVGAGLPALRSNTGYNSKWNWMDVYGNVDYELKNKYFASLNIAADASSRFGKNASTSFALNGNKLALMPSIGLGWLVSSEGFMKSVRFIDILKFRAGYGMTGNDDIGDYTTAQFYSSQNLLGSQGLVRGNIANPSLKWETVKKANLGMDISLFKERLNLSVDYFNHHTTDMITYEPTGTISGFSYAITNNGAMETKGLTFAASGRLLNTRVKFDIGGNISFYKNKLTMIPDDKLLTTFAGGTIISQVGQTANLFYGFKTNGVFASEAEAAASGLKNLRADGTITNFRGGDMRYIDNNHDGIIDDNDRQVIGDPNPAFTGSFITSGSYKRWSMDAVVTFTSGNDIYNYTRRQLSSMSGYENQLDYAINRWKIPGQVTNVPRAEYGDPAGNSRFSDRWIESGAYLRLRTISVTYAILKTGSTIKSAKLFLTADNLFTITNYLGYDPEFSASGNLFSQGTDIGLEPQFRTMQIGIRLGL; translated from the coding sequence ATGAATTACGTATTGAATACATCACTAAAAAACATCATACTGATCCTACTGGTTATTGGATTTACACCCATGTGTATAAAGGCGCAGATCGGTTCCCTTAAGCCGGATTCCGCCAGTAAAAAAAGAAACGTGGCGGACAATTTTCTAACCGGTAGTGTAAGGGATGCCGGAACAGGGAAAACACTGCCGGGTATCAGCATTGCTTCCGGCACCGAACTTGCGACAATCACTGATGAGAAAGGTGAGTTCCGGATTGAGGTAAGCGATCATTATGCAGTGATTAATGTATCCGGTCAGGGCTACCAGCAAAAGGAAATCGTTTTAAAAGGCAGAAAAACGATCGTTATTGATCTTTACCCCGACACCTACAAATCATTTTACAGCGAGGTAAAACTTCCTTATTCTGTAAACTCAAAATTACATACTGCATATGCTGTAGAAACAGTGAGTAGTTATGATAATTGGCAGCGCACCGCGGAAAGTTCGGATACCTATTTACAGGGACGGGTCGCCGGCCTAAACGTTACCCGCCGGTCGGGTACACCCGGTGTAGGCGGAAACTTATTGCTTAATGGTTTCAGCTCATTGTACTCAACTAATCAACCCCTTATCGTTGTCGATGGAATGATCTATGATAATTTCAGCTATGGTACCTCAACCATCGCGGGACATATTTCTAATCCCTTATCCAATATCGATATCAAAGACGTGGATTCATACACCATTATTAAAGACGGAACGGCTTTTTATGGGACAAGAGGTGCTAACGGTGTTATTTTGATTACGACGAACCGGGCCAAAAGCCAGGTGACCAATATTGACTTTGCAGCCTATGGTGGTTATAATTATAAACCTGGAAATTTGCCGGTCATGAACGACCGGAATTACCGTATTTTCCTTTCTGACCTTTTGGTCACGGTTCCGGGTGAAACGCCTGCTAACATTCAACTTAAGCCATATATCAACGATTCTGCGAATCCATTATATTACCAGTACCACAATACGACGAACTGGCAGGACCAGGTAATGAAAAACAGCTATAACCAGAATTATTACATGAAGATCACTGGCGGTGACAATATCGCCACTTATGGCTTGTCAGTGGGGTACCTCGGGGAAAAAGGCATCACCAGGAACACGGATCATCAACGTAATCAAACCCGCTTTAACGCCGATCTGAACCTCACAAAAAAACTTTCTGCGCAAGCGAATCTTTCTTTTGTGAATAACCAGCAAAACTTGAAAAGCCAGGGAATAGCTCCCAAAACCAATGTATTATACCTCGGCCTGGTAAAAGCGCCAATCTTAGCGCCGCTCCAGAAAAGTTCAACCAACGAAACCGCTCCCATAGCGGCGGATGTCGATGCCTTCAATATTTCCAATCCTTACGCGCTAACGGAAGACATGGTGGGGATCAACAAAAATTACAGGTTTGTTGGGTCTGTTAGTTTTTTCATGAAACTTAATGAAAAATTGAAGCTCCAAACCCTGATCGGAGTGAACTATGATAAGGTCCGGGAGAATTTCTTTATACCGGGATTAGGTGTCGTTCCTGACACACTTGCAACAGGGATATCTACAAATAGTTCGGGCACCAGCACTAAAAGCCTGTATTCGGTCTACAATGATTCGAGGATTTCTTACGCCTCCAGGTTTAGAAACGATCAAAAACTTGCTGTTAACTTTGGTGCTAGGTACAGCTACAGCGAACGCGAAGCTGATGCTGGGTTAGGCTATAGTTCAGCGACCGATGATTATGTTAGTGTCGGCGCAGGTCTTCCTGCACTCAGGTCAAATACCGGCTATAACAGTAAATGGAACTGGATGGATGTTTATGGGAATGTGGACTATGAATTAAAGAACAAATATTTTGCTTCGTTGAATATCGCTGCTGACGCGTCTTCACGCTTTGGGAAAAACGCCAGCACATCTTTTGCTCTCAATGGCAATAAATTAGCCCTGATGCCCTCAATCGGGCTTGGTTGGCTTGTTTCGAGTGAGGGTTTTATGAAAAGTGTCAGGTTTATCGATATACTGAAGTTTCGTGCGGGTTACGGTATGACCGGAAATGATGATATTGGTGATTATACCACTGCCCAGTTTTATAGTTCTCAAAACCTGCTTGGTAGCCAGGGCTTGGTACGTGGCAATATCGCCAATCCTTCTTTGAAATGGGAAACCGTTAAAAAAGCTAATTTGGGTATGGATATTTCATTATTTAAGGAAAGGCTGAACCTGAGCGTGGATTACTTTAACCATCATACTACGGATATGATTACCTATGAACCGACAGGGACCATCTCGGGCTTTAGTTATGCCATCACTAATAATGGTGCGATGGAAACAAAGGGCCTTACTTTTGCAGCAAGCGGACGTTTGCTGAATACCAGGGTAAAATTCGACATCGGTGGAAACATTTCCTTTTACAAAAATAAGCTCACCATGATCCCTGACGATAAGCTACTGACGACATTCGCTGGCGGCACGATCATCAGCCAGGTCGGCCAGACAGCTAACTTGTTCTATGGCTTTAAAACCAATGGTGTTTTCGCTTCCGAAGCTGAGGCTGCTGCATCGGGATTAAAGAACCTGAGGGCGGACGGCACCATAACCAATTTCAGGGGCGGAGATATGCGCTACATCGACAACAATCATGACGGGATTATCGATGATAACGACAGGCAAGTTATTGGTGACCCTAATCCGGCCTTCACCGGCTCTTTTATAACATCGGGATCTTATAAGCGATGGTCAATGGATGCGGTCGTCACTTTTACCAGTGGAAATGATATTTATAATTATACCCGCAGGCAGCTTTCCTCCATGAGCGGGTACGAAAATCAGTTGGATTATGCCATCAATAGGTGGAAAATTCCTGGCCAGGTCACCAATGTGCCTCGGGCGGAATATGGAGATCCGGCGGGAAATTCCCGTTTTTCCGACAGGTGGATCGAGAGCGGGGCATACCTCCGGTTAAGAACTATTTCCGTTACCTATGCTATTCTGAAAACTGGTAGCACCATCAAATCAGCTAAATTATTTTTAACCGCGGATAACCTCTTCACTATTACAAATTACCTGGGTTATGACCCTGAATTTAGCGCCTCAGGGAACCTGTTCAGCCAGGGAACCGATATTGGCCTTGAGCCGCAATTCCGCACTATGCAGATCGGTATAAGACTCGGTTTATAA
- a CDS encoding fasciclin domain-containing protein, producing MILKIRHFTYLLVLITLSCSCNKKWDNYNNLRDSALSQSLLERINRNPDLSQFYSLLVKTGYDKVIASSKSFTVWAPNNVAIQKVDLAIMQDSVRLKQFVGNHIANQSYLASTISGQLYIKTLNGKNVTFKRASVDDSPIIVADQYTGNGVLHVIGDAIIPKPSIWEYLMSTTTLQKQELISLNYLAFDRSSAIQTGVNPNTGAPIYKPGTGYTTLNRFNNLADISNEDSLYTYIVLIDPLFVAQQSSLFKYFVTTNLSKSDSLTKFNVISMLAFKGVLNSEAFPDTVYSAVDSVKFHLRKSDIVESRKVSNGIVYVMNNISYKLLGERNDSYARIKPITLQGENIDSMLVTKTYSVRTRRNPNNTIYQDMLLENHGTASMWVNYRTNANSVKYRVYWRVVRDNALALTGSATDLTYFPMRLAFNTPTNVSFTQAKPGVVDNGVDPVTGKHTFSPNYNDVLLGDFVSPFYFSKAAGFGSLNLFLLGNTVTTNGANTLLLDYIKLVPIP from the coding sequence ATGATATTAAAAATACGGCATTTTACATATTTACTAGTACTGATCACGCTTTCTTGTTCCTGTAACAAGAAATGGGATAATTATAACAACTTAAGAGACTCAGCACTGTCCCAAAGTCTTTTAGAGCGGATCAATAGAAACCCGGACCTCAGCCAGTTTTACAGTCTTCTTGTAAAAACGGGGTACGATAAAGTTATCGCTTCTTCCAAATCATTTACGGTATGGGCGCCGAATAACGTGGCCATCCAGAAAGTTGATTTGGCGATTATGCAGGATAGTGTACGGCTAAAACAATTTGTAGGGAACCATATCGCAAATCAGTCCTACCTGGCCTCAACGATCAGTGGGCAGCTTTATATCAAAACCTTGAACGGGAAAAATGTAACTTTTAAAAGGGCGTCGGTTGATGATTCGCCGATCATCGTGGCTGATCAATATACCGGCAACGGCGTGTTACATGTGATCGGGGATGCGATCATTCCTAAGCCGAGTATCTGGGAATACCTGATGTCGACCACGACATTGCAGAAACAGGAGCTCATTTCGCTGAATTATCTGGCCTTTGACCGGTCTTCAGCTATACAGACGGGTGTGAATCCCAATACAGGCGCACCGATCTATAAACCCGGGACAGGCTATACGACGCTCAATAGGTTCAATAATCTGGCCGATATTAGTAATGAAGATTCTCTCTATACCTATATTGTGCTCATCGATCCCCTGTTCGTTGCCCAACAAAGTTCACTATTTAAATACTTTGTTACGACAAATCTTTCCAAATCGGATAGCCTGACCAAATTCAATGTGATCAGCATGCTTGCTTTCAAAGGTGTCCTGAATTCAGAAGCATTTCCAGATACAGTGTATTCCGCTGTTGACAGTGTCAAATTCCATTTAAGAAAGAGTGACATCGTGGAGAGCCGCAAAGTTAGCAATGGTATAGTTTACGTGATGAACAACATTAGTTACAAGTTGTTGGGGGAAAGGAACGATAGCTATGCAAGGATCAAACCGATCACGCTCCAAGGAGAAAATATAGACAGTATGCTGGTCACGAAAACCTATAGTGTACGAACCCGGAGGAACCCGAATAACACCATATACCAGGACATGCTCTTGGAAAATCATGGTACAGCTTCAATGTGGGTTAATTATCGGACAAACGCCAACTCCGTTAAATACAGGGTTTATTGGCGGGTCGTGCGTGATAATGCATTAGCCCTGACGGGTTCAGCTACTGACCTGACCTATTTTCCTATGAGACTGGCTTTCAATACGCCGACCAATGTCTCCTTTACGCAGGCCAAGCCAGGCGTGGTCGACAATGGTGTCGACCCGGTGACCGGAAAACACACTTTTTCACCCAATTATAATGATGTATTATTGGGTGACTTTGTCAGTCCCTTCTATTTCTCGAAAGCTGCCGGTTTCGGCTCATTAAATTTATTTCTTCTTGGAAATACGGTAACAACCAATGGGGCAAATACATTGCTTTTAGATTATATCAAACTGGTCCCCATCCCCTAA
- a CDS encoding fasciclin domain-containing protein, whose product MKKTQGLQLATVITGFFIALFFAKCKQEPLVINTSSNVNITSYLDKYPEQFSLFRKMIERAGTDGFLQAYGKYTLFLPTNDGVKAYLAKAGKNSVDDIDLGELKDVVNFHILNDTISTSKFSDGKISALTLQGQYLTTGVTLAAGITKLTVNKQGDILTSNVRVGNGIIHVISQVLLPAKNTLAKMIESDPNYSVFTQALKATGWYDSLNVIPSNNPIATRKFLTVLAESNSVLNAAGFPDFISLKARLSPGSGDPKNVMDSLHTFIGYHIIPGANYLADFATLTSLNTLAPPDILNISRSAGNILINDIVFNGIYEPGSLISRSSSDLSASNGVLHAMAPYSSTAGITTGHFAIKIRKPVPVYWDVCDFPEIRAIPSIFRQAGSASTYFSKYSATDQPISGWDWERKSSGTPTAPNNKYDQRYLNYTGACYNDVLNPSISIPTAANSGAGLNSWIYMKTPVIVKGRYKVWICYSRDSQGGGDYPLGRRVQCRVLVDGVTMAKPFDFSEPPPIVPTMSELESQGWKYYMSNPVVATAPSSKPFIGKLVGIVDIAVTNVHQVRLEVIQGNQSLDRNKLDMIHFIPTDWPSQVLPRFRPDGTQDFTPIP is encoded by the coding sequence ATGAAAAAAACTCAAGGCCTTCAACTGGCGACAGTGATTACCGGTTTTTTTATTGCACTTTTTTTCGCGAAATGCAAACAAGAGCCTTTGGTGATCAACACCAGCAGTAATGTCAACATTACCTCTTATCTTGATAAATATCCGGAGCAGTTTTCACTATTCAGAAAAATGATTGAGCGGGCGGGAACCGACGGCTTTTTGCAGGCCTATGGAAAGTACACGCTTTTTCTTCCTACTAATGATGGGGTTAAGGCCTACTTGGCCAAAGCAGGCAAGAATTCCGTGGACGACATTGATTTAGGAGAACTAAAGGACGTTGTCAATTTTCATATCCTGAATGATACCATTTCTACCTCTAAATTCAGTGATGGTAAGATAAGTGCTCTAACTCTTCAGGGTCAATACCTTACCACAGGAGTAACTCTGGCTGCTGGGATCACCAAGCTAACAGTCAATAAGCAGGGAGATATACTTACCTCCAATGTACGTGTCGGCAACGGGATTATCCACGTGATCAGCCAGGTACTCTTACCCGCGAAAAATACTTTGGCAAAAATGATAGAGAGTGATCCCAATTATTCAGTTTTTACTCAGGCTCTTAAAGCAACTGGTTGGTATGATTCGCTTAACGTCATCCCGTCGAATAATCCTATTGCCACACGAAAATTCCTGACTGTTCTGGCGGAAAGCAATAGCGTACTGAATGCTGCAGGATTTCCGGATTTCATCAGCCTTAAAGCCCGCCTTTCCCCGGGTAGCGGAGATCCTAAGAATGTAATGGATAGCCTGCATACCTTTATTGGTTACCACATCATACCTGGTGCAAACTATCTGGCAGATTTTGCTACCCTGACCTCGCTAAACACACTGGCCCCGCCAGATATCCTGAATATTTCCAGGAGTGCAGGTAATATCCTCATTAATGATATTGTTTTTAACGGTATATATGAACCCGGGAGTTTAATCTCAAGGTCATCAAGCGATCTTTCTGCCTCTAACGGGGTACTGCACGCTATGGCACCTTATTCTTCTACAGCCGGAATAACTACGGGGCATTTCGCTATCAAGATCCGTAAACCGGTCCCTGTATACTGGGATGTTTGTGACTTCCCGGAAATCAGGGCTATCCCTAGCATTTTCAGACAGGCTGGGTCGGCTTCGACCTACTTTTCGAAATATTCCGCAACAGATCAGCCGATCAGTGGCTGGGACTGGGAAAGGAAGTCTTCAGGCACGCCAACTGCGCCTAATAACAAATATGATCAGCGATACCTGAACTATACGGGCGCTTGCTACAACGACGTGCTGAATCCATCCATTAGTATTCCAACAGCGGCCAACAGCGGAGCCGGGCTCAACTCTTGGATCTATATGAAGACCCCGGTCATTGTAAAAGGCAGGTATAAAGTTTGGATCTGTTACTCAAGGGATTCACAGGGCGGCGGCGATTACCCGTTGGGCAGACGTGTTCAATGCAGGGTGCTGGTCGACGGCGTTACAATGGCTAAACCTTTCGATTTTTCTGAGCCCCCGCCGATTGTTCCAACCATGTCGGAATTGGAATCCCAAGGCTGGAAATATTACATGTCCAATCCAGTCGTTGCCACGGCCCCCTCATCGAAGCCTTTTATTGGCAAACTGGTCGGCATTGTCGATATCGCCGTGACCAATGTGCATCAGGTACGCCTTGAAGTGATACAGGGCAACCAGTCGCTGGACAGAAACAAGTTGGATATGATACATTTTATCCCAACCGACTGGCCCTCGCAGGTATTGCCAAGATTCAGACCTGACGGCACTCAAGATTTTACACCAATACCATAA
- a CDS encoding RagB/SusD family nutrient uptake outer membrane protein has translation MFPLKWMAGSDHPEYYTQCIKACDKIINSGNFGLIDGSKQADWFNTVFFTGNSNESIFEIQFDAQLLNPFYTMFINLSGKHFLAAPRVTDVVYGNDPNPLNKDIRGDGGAVRATDYVIWKFAGTPGNSSLRAPGESYAHWFFYRYADILLLKAEALTFSNNTTGALALVKTVRARARAIAATEENPDPNNVQDVADYILRERRREFAFEGKRWFDVLRNAKRDKYTRIDLILNMIGEIAPGDKVQLIVGKYSDRRSHYLPINLDELLADKNLVQNPFYQ, from the coding sequence ATGTTCCCGCTCAAATGGATGGCCGGAAGCGATCATCCGGAATACTATACACAATGCATTAAAGCCTGTGATAAGATAATCAACTCCGGTAATTTTGGGCTGATCGATGGTAGTAAACAAGCAGATTGGTTCAATACGGTTTTTTTTACAGGAAACTCGAATGAGAGCATTTTTGAGATCCAGTTTGATGCCCAATTGCTGAACCCTTTTTATACGATGTTTATCAACCTGAGTGGAAAGCATTTTTTAGCTGCCCCGAGGGTGACCGACGTAGTCTACGGCAACGATCCCAATCCCCTGAATAAAGACATCAGGGGAGATGGGGGGGCTGTTCGAGCGACAGATTATGTCATCTGGAAGTTTGCTGGAACGCCAGGGAACAGTTCATTAAGAGCCCCCGGAGAATCCTACGCACATTGGTTTTTTTACCGGTACGCGGATATCCTGCTTCTGAAAGCAGAAGCCCTGACCTTTTCAAATAATACCACTGGTGCTTTGGCACTCGTTAAGACCGTCCGCGCCCGCGCCCGGGCCATAGCCGCCACAGAAGAAAACCCGGACCCTAACAATGTTCAGGATGTAGCCGATTATATACTGAGAGAACGGAGGCGCGAGTTTGCTTTCGAAGGAAAAAGATGGTTCGACGTACTCCGGAATGCTAAACGTGATAAATATACCCGTATAGACCTTATCCTTAATATGATAGGTGAAATTGCCCCCGGAGATAAGGTGCAATTGATCGTTGGAAAGTATTCAGACAGGCGGAGCCATTACCTACCTATAAATCTCGATGAGCTGCTGGCTGACAAAAATTTAGTTCAAAACCCTTTTTACCAATAA
- a CDS encoding fasciclin domain-containing protein, whose amino-acid sequence MNKYITSIVCILAMTSIFSSCQKKMFDDYYARPDGLAQPIYQELQKKGNFTTALALIDKAGYKTILGTAGYWTFFVPNDNAFQGYFQENGISGVAALDSAKAAGIITYSLVANAYRKDQLGILQTAKGAVADNAYRRKTAYYDFTFVDPNHSGVSVANNRNATYVANDNNNKYIPYFLSGYFGINALTASDYNAFYPTSTFTGFNVAGAKVITADIPAENGIMHEIDKVIPPIPSIDQYISQNPDYSEFMRLLDKLAIYTANIALTSRYKVLTGKSDIVYVKSYPATLAFAPNNEGYLALTQTDAQANGWTMVVPKNSALLAYEKDILANFGTFDAAPPSVLTDLINAHMWLSTIWPRDILTSNNNLQVQSATFVASDIIDTKMLSNGNFYGTKAVQQANVFRTVYGKAYLDPKYSLMTRIFGQTDLKVGSTNTNFKYTLFMMSDLEVKKAGYDYIPDQSVWTYTDPNASGSSPSTSALQERLARIAANSLLYTAYGQFDNLSGEGIAESFGGEYVKFKNNKVFAAGNVVKGTAVTIDSVKTAFNGRVYYTKGLLQFAENTETLGQSIERLGLSTDPVVAANFNYFYQYLINCGTLWIPLTKDIIGAAVGGQYTAFIPTNAAIMQAVRNNLLPGNSVTGQPTFSPTTTLDQAKVINFLLYHIVERNTIAADGIKNGIFPTLLKDINGNAKTLTVFYPGTDPTRYVPAQMDGRKRSSGILYTMH is encoded by the coding sequence ATGAATAAATACATTACCTCCATCGTATGTATACTGGCCATGACAAGCATTTTCAGCTCATGTCAGAAAAAAATGTTTGACGACTATTATGCCCGCCCTGATGGCTTGGCTCAACCTATCTACCAGGAACTGCAGAAAAAAGGGAACTTTACCACGGCCTTGGCCCTCATAGACAAAGCGGGTTACAAAACTATTTTGGGTACAGCGGGTTATTGGACCTTTTTTGTGCCAAATGACAACGCTTTCCAAGGTTACTTCCAGGAAAATGGTATCAGCGGCGTGGCGGCTCTGGATTCAGCAAAAGCAGCCGGAATTATAACCTATAGTCTTGTCGCCAATGCTTATCGAAAAGACCAATTGGGGATTTTACAGACCGCGAAAGGTGCTGTTGCCGACAATGCTTACAGAAGGAAAACTGCCTATTATGACTTCACTTTTGTTGACCCGAATCATTCCGGGGTTTCTGTGGCCAACAACCGTAATGCGACCTACGTGGCCAACGATAATAACAACAAATACATCCCTTATTTTTTGAGCGGCTATTTCGGGATAAATGCCCTTACTGCTTCTGACTATAATGCTTTTTATCCCACCTCCACCTTCACCGGCTTTAACGTCGCCGGCGCCAAGGTTATCACCGCTGATATTCCGGCTGAGAACGGCATTATGCATGAAATTGATAAAGTTATCCCGCCGATACCTAGCATAGATCAATACATCTCTCAGAATCCGGATTATAGTGAATTCATGCGGCTTCTGGATAAACTCGCTATCTACACAGCTAACATTGCACTGACGAGCCGGTATAAAGTGCTAACGGGGAAATCGGATATTGTTTATGTTAAAAGTTATCCGGCTACGCTCGCCTTCGCACCGAACAATGAGGGTTATCTCGCCCTTACGCAAACTGATGCCCAGGCAAACGGGTGGACAATGGTCGTGCCCAAGAACTCAGCGCTTCTGGCTTACGAAAAAGATATCCTGGCCAATTTCGGCACATTCGACGCAGCTCCGCCAAGCGTTTTAACCGACCTGATTAATGCACATATGTGGCTTTCTACCATCTGGCCGAGAGATATTCTGACCAGCAATAATAATCTTCAGGTGCAATCTGCAACCTTCGTGGCTTCGGACATCATCGATACTAAAATGTTGAGTAACGGAAACTTTTACGGTACAAAAGCGGTCCAGCAGGCCAATGTCTTTCGCACTGTGTATGGTAAAGCCTACCTCGACCCCAAATACAGCCTGATGACCAGGATATTTGGTCAGACAGATCTCAAAGTTGGCTCGACGAACACGAACTTCAAATATACCTTGTTTATGATGTCCGATCTCGAGGTCAAAAAAGCAGGGTATGATTATATTCCCGATCAATCTGTTTGGACGTATACTGACCCGAACGCGTCTGGGTCATCCCCCTCGACCAGCGCATTACAGGAAAGGCTGGCCAGAATAGCTGCAAATTCCCTACTTTATACCGCCTACGGGCAGTTCGATAATTTGTCCGGGGAAGGTATAGCTGAATCTTTTGGAGGGGAATACGTCAAATTTAAGAATAACAAAGTTTTTGCAGCAGGAAACGTTGTGAAGGGAACTGCTGTGACGATAGACAGCGTGAAAACCGCCTTCAATGGAAGGGTCTATTATACCAAGGGCTTGCTGCAATTTGCAGAAAATACGGAAACACTGGGTCAGAGCATCGAACGACTCGGCCTTTCCACAGACCCTGTAGTGGCTGCTAACTTCAACTACTTTTACCAATACCTGATTAATTGCGGAACACTTTGGATACCACTTACCAAAGACATCATCGGAGCTGCGGTAGGTGGGCAATATACAGCTTTTATCCCTACAAATGCCGCGATCATGCAGGCGGTCCGTAACAACCTTCTTCCCGGCAACTCTGTCACGGGGCAGCCAACCTTCAGCCCCACAACAACCCTCGACCAGGCAAAAGTAATAAATTTCCTGCTATACCACATTGTCGAAAGAAATACCATAGCCGCCGACGGTATAAAAAACGGGATTTTTCCTACGCTATTAAAAGACATCAATGGCAATGCTAAAACGTTGACAGTTTTCTATCCCGGTACAGATCCGACCCGGTATGTTCCCGCTCAAATGGATGGCCGGAAGCGATCATCCGGAATACTATACACAATGCATTAA